A region of the Candidatus Dadabacteria bacterium genome:
GCCTCGCCGAGGCGGTTGCGCCCCCCGCTCTCCACCGCCGGGTCTGAACCGCCGGGAAGACGCCCGCTTGCCCCGCCGAAGTTAAGCATGGCTTCAATGTCGCCGCTCACAAAAAACCCGCCGCCCAGAGGCAACCGGTAGCCCGCGAAAACGCCCGCGCCGCCCGCGCCCCCGTTTTTGGAGTCGGAACTGGTGAAAGCCCTGTTCCGTAACTCGTTCGCTATGTCCGCGCAAATCCCGTCATCGCAGTGATTGACCACATCCTTGGAATAGCGCGGCTTGACCGCCCCCGCCGAGGTCTGTACTCCGAGATAAAGCCCCCGTTCCTCCGCCGCGGCGGGAACAAAACCCAAACCTGCCGCCAGCGCAAGCGCCAGCAAAACTGTTTTTGCGGTCATCAAACTCCTCCTTTGATTCTTTCCTCTTTTCTGTCTCTGCGCCACCTCAGGCGGTTGAGCGCGTTCACGAACGCCTTGGCGCTCGCCACCACAATATCGGTGTCGGAAGCCCGCCCGCGCGAGAAAACGCCCGCCTCCTCATCGGAGAGGCGGACGGTAACCTCCCCCTGAGCGTCCGTGCCGCCCGTGATGGAGGATATACGGTAGGTTTCAAGGCGCGGAGACTCTCCGGTCGCGGCCTTTATCGCCCGGTATGCGGCGTCAACGGGCCCGCCGCCCCGCTCGGAGGCGGATACCTCCGCGCCGCCCGCAAGAAGTTTCACCTCTGCCCCCGCCGCCTCGCGGGAGCCGCCCGTGAACTCAACGCTCACAAACTCATAATAGTCGGAAGAGCCCATAAATTCACTGCTTATGAGCGCCTCTATGTCTTCGTCAAAAACATACTTTTTCTTGTCGGCAAGTTCCTTGAACTTCACAAACGCCTCGCCGAACTGCCCGTCCGCAAGGTCGTATCCGAGGGTCTCAAGGCGGTCTCTGAAAGCGTGCCTTCCCGAATGCTTGCCCAGCACAATGGAGTTTGACGAAACGCCCACATCTTCGGGCTTCATTATCTCGTAAGTGATTCTGTCGCTCAGAACCCCCGCCTGATGAATGCCCGCCTCGTGGGCGAAAGCGTTTGCGCCCACAACCGCCTTGTTCGGCTGAACGGCAACGCCGGTAACTTGAGAAACCATTCTGCTCGCGGGGAATATCCGCTCGGTTACAATCCCCGTTCTCCACGGGTTTCTGTCGCCGCGAACCCTTATCGCCATGACTATCTCCTCAAGGGAGGCGTTTCCCGCCCTCTCGCCGAGACCGTTCACCGTGCATTCCACCTGACGGGCTCCGGCGGACACGGCGGCAAGCGAGTTTGAGACGGCAAGCCCCAAATCGTTGTGGCAGTGGACGCTGAGCGTAACCTTGTCCAGCCCGTCCACCCTTTCCAGTATGCGGGTTATCAGTTCGGAAAACTCTTCGGGAACCGTGTATCCGACAGTGTCGGGAATGTTGATGGTTGTCGCCCCGGCGCCGACCGCGAGCGAGACAACCTCGCACAGATAGCCGATGTCCGTGCGGGTGGCGTCCTCACATGAAAACTCAACGTT
Encoded here:
- a CDS encoding 2-isopropylmalate synthase, yielding MSSDYVKIFDTTLRDGEQAPGCGMTAPEKLRVARQLERLGVDVIEAGFPISSEEDFVSVRNIAKEVRGCEIAALCRAAKGDIDRGWEAVRHAETPRIHTFIATSDIHLRHKLRKTREEVAQIASESVAYAKKFTSNVEFSCEDATRTDIGYLCEVVSLAVGAGATTINIPDTVGYTVPEEFSELITRILERVDGLDKVTLSVHCHNDLGLAVSNSLAAVSAGARQVECTVNGLGERAGNASLEEIVMAIRVRGDRNPWRTGIVTERIFPASRMVSQVTGVAVQPNKAVVGANAFAHEAGIHQAGVLSDRITYEIMKPEDVGVSSNSIVLGKHSGRHAFRDRLETLGYDLADGQFGEAFVKFKELADKKKYVFDEDIEALISSEFMGSSDYYEFVSVEFTGGSREAAGAEVKLLAGGAEVSASERGGGPVDAAYRAIKAATGESPRLETYRISSITGGTDAQGEVTVRLSDEEAGVFSRGRASDTDIVVASAKAFVNALNRLRWRRDRKEERIKGGV